A window of Aeromicrobium sp. Root236 contains these coding sequences:
- a CDS encoding aldo/keto reductase, giving the protein MSTVPAIALNNGVSIPQLGFGVYQVPPKDTKDATLTALEVGYRHIDTAEMYRNERGVGEAVRESGLDRSEVFVTSKLNNGFHAHDDAIAAFEESLDVLGFDYLDLFLIHWPLPGIDIDFVETWKALEEVYRDGRAKAIGVSNFQANHIRRLVQETEIVPAVNQIEVHPYLTNDDVRAVNAEHGIATEAWSPIAQGLVLDDPVITGIAAAHGKTPAQVVLRWHVQRGDIVFPKSVTRSRVEENFDLFDFELSDSDLGLITALNKDQRTGPNPDEFNWIP; this is encoded by the coding sequence ATGAGCACTGTGCCCGCGATTGCCCTGAACAACGGTGTGTCCATCCCTCAGCTGGGATTCGGCGTCTACCAGGTGCCGCCCAAGGACACCAAGGACGCGACGCTGACGGCCCTCGAGGTCGGCTACCGGCACATCGACACCGCGGAGATGTATCGCAACGAGCGGGGTGTCGGTGAGGCTGTTCGGGAGTCCGGCCTCGACCGGTCCGAGGTGTTCGTCACGAGCAAGCTCAACAACGGGTTCCACGCGCACGACGACGCCATCGCGGCGTTCGAGGAGTCCCTCGATGTGCTGGGCTTCGACTACCTCGACCTGTTCTTGATCCACTGGCCGCTGCCGGGCATCGACATCGACTTCGTCGAGACCTGGAAGGCGCTCGAGGAGGTCTATCGCGACGGCCGGGCCAAGGCGATCGGCGTCTCCAACTTCCAGGCCAACCACATCCGTCGCCTCGTCCAGGAGACCGAGATCGTCCCCGCGGTCAACCAGATCGAGGTGCACCCCTACCTGACCAATGACGACGTGCGCGCGGTCAACGCCGAGCACGGCATCGCGACCGAGGCGTGGTCGCCGATCGCTCAGGGGCTCGTGCTGGACGACCCGGTCATCACGGGGATCGCTGCTGCGCACGGCAAGACGCCGGCGCAGGTCGTCCTTCGCTGGCACGTGCAGCGCGGCGACATCGTGTTCCCGAAGTCGGTCACCCGCAGCCGCGTCGAGGAGAACTTCGACCTGTTCGACTTCGAGCTGTCCGACTCCGACCTGGGCCTCATCACGGCACTCAACAAGGATCAGCGCACGGGGCCGAACCCGGACGAGTTCAACTGGATCCCCTGA
- the map gene encoding type I methionyl aminopeptidase, with product MTVLTAGRLSAERAVPASIERPEYVGQIAPLPYRGPLVRDAETIAAMRVAGRIAAQALDAVEAAIAPGVTTDELDRIGHEFLVEHGAYPSTLGYRGYPKSLCSSVNEVICHGIPDDRPLADGDIVNIDITAYVDGVHGDNSKTYLVGDVDQESRLLVERTHEATMRAIRAVKPGREVNVIGRVIESYAKRFGYGVVRDFTGHGVGPAFHDGLVIPHYDEPSYDTVIEKGMTFTIEPMLTLGSVEWDLWDDGWTATTQDKSRTAQFEHTLLVTADGAEILTLP from the coding sequence GTGACTGTCCTGACTGCCGGCCGCCTGTCTGCCGAGCGTGCGGTTCCTGCGTCGATCGAGCGTCCCGAGTACGTCGGCCAGATCGCGCCCCTGCCCTACCGAGGCCCGTTGGTGCGCGACGCCGAGACCATTGCGGCCATGCGGGTCGCCGGCCGGATCGCGGCCCAGGCCCTCGACGCGGTCGAGGCTGCGATCGCCCCCGGCGTCACGACCGACGAGCTCGACCGCATCGGCCACGAGTTCCTGGTCGAGCACGGCGCCTACCCGTCGACGCTCGGTTATCGCGGCTACCCCAAGTCGCTGTGCAGCAGCGTCAACGAGGTCATCTGCCACGGCATCCCCGACGACCGTCCACTCGCGGACGGCGACATCGTCAACATCGACATCACGGCGTACGTCGACGGGGTCCACGGCGACAACAGCAAGACCTACCTCGTGGGCGATGTCGACCAGGAGTCACGGCTGCTCGTCGAACGTACGCACGAGGCCACGATGCGAGCCATCCGCGCCGTCAAGCCCGGCCGCGAGGTCAACGTCATCGGCCGCGTCATCGAGTCGTACGCCAAGCGGTTCGGCTACGGCGTGGTCCGCGACTTCACGGGCCACGGCGTGGGGCCGGCGTTCCACGACGGGCTCGTCATCCCGCACTACGACGAACCGTCCTACGACACCGTGATCGAGAAGGGCATGACGTTCACGATCGAGCCGATGCTGACGCTCGGGTCCGTCGAGTGGGACCTGTGGGACGACGGCTGGACCGCGACGACCCAGGACAAGTCGCGCACGGCCCAGTTCGAGCACACGCTGCTGGTCACCGCCGACGGCGCGGAGATCCTGACCCTGCCCTGA